One genomic region from Jilunia laotingensis encodes:
- a CDS encoding IS5-like element IS1169 family transposase, whose product MNKLSRYRKLRYNQLFESENRELRLNEMGNPLEVLSQYVDFEIFRPTLESALFTGERKSNAGRPPIDCVLMFKVLFLQRYYGLSDHQIEYQIVDRTSFRKFLGIECVDDVPDEKTVWKYRELLTNTGVYDKLFSEFHSFMESKGLQFNEGRIIDASFVIAPRQRNTRDENEQIKQGAGDKLWNDNPHKKCHKDVDARWTKKRDETFYGYKQHTKVEKRNKIILSYDTTSAEVHDSKGFEGLLDEKDEGKDLYLDAGYVGQEEIVKQHKMNPIICEKGYRNRPLTKEQKSDNRKKSKTRCLVEHVFGFEEQTMRGLVVRTVGLIRAKANVAFTSLVYNISRYTQIIRLKPELLG is encoded by the coding sequence ATGAACAAGTTATCCCGATACCGTAAGCTTCGTTATAATCAACTATTTGAGTCAGAGAATCGTGAATTGCGTTTGAATGAAATGGGCAATCCTCTTGAAGTGTTGTCTCAGTATGTTGATTTTGAGATCTTTCGTCCTACTCTTGAATCAGCCCTTTTTACCGGAGAGCGCAAAAGTAATGCCGGTCGTCCGCCGATAGACTGTGTGCTGATGTTCAAGGTCTTGTTTCTTCAGCGTTATTATGGTTTGAGTGACCATCAGATAGAGTATCAGATAGTTGACCGTACGAGTTTCCGCAAGTTTCTTGGTATTGAATGTGTTGACGATGTTCCTGACGAGAAGACGGTGTGGAAGTATCGCGAACTCCTGACAAATACAGGCGTTTATGACAAGCTTTTTTCGGAATTTCATAGTTTCATGGAAAGTAAGGGTCTGCAATTCAATGAGGGTCGCATCATTGATGCCAGTTTTGTTATTGCCCCTCGCCAACGTAACACCCGTGATGAAAATGAGCAGATAAAACAGGGAGCGGGTGATAAGTTGTGGAATGACAATCCCCACAAGAAGTGCCACAAGGATGTAGATGCCCGCTGGACAAAGAAGCGTGATGAGACTTTTTACGGCTACAAGCAGCATACTAAAGTTGAGAAACGCAATAAGATCATACTTTCTTATGATACCACGTCGGCAGAAGTGCATGATTCCAAAGGCTTTGAAGGACTGCTGGATGAAAAAGACGAAGGCAAGGACTTGTATTTGGACGCCGGTTATGTCGGACAAGAGGAGATTGTAAAACAGCATAAGATGAATCCGATAATTTGCGAAAAGGGCTACCGTAACCGTCCGCTTACCAAGGAGCAGAAATCAGACAATAGGAAAAAATCCAAGACACGTTGCCTTGTCGAGCATGTATTCGGGTTTGAGGAACAAACCATGCGTGGACTTGTGGTGCGTACAGTAGGGCTTATTCGTGCTAAAGCCAATGTAGCATTCACCAGTCTTGTGTATAACATCAGTCGTTACACGCAAATAATCAGGCTGAAACCTGAGTTGTTGGGGTGA
- a CDS encoding tetratricopeptide repeat protein, whose product MHHNQSDTPIRTKPPLFLIKAPLLWTILIFHATAIFSQDKEAYANFREQTSHLSLQEIITQGDKYAEKEANDTAIILYSVAINHFYTDMPDADKKLCATAHLKAGNIYYAQGSYTNAMDVYIKGLKISESCDFHTNIIKLYNNIGNIYWLFQDLEKAATYYEKGYKLCLEHDYFAAKVQMLNNLTTTYVYIPNPEKAKYYFNQQKQLNITDSTFYEMYYYNMLLDEGLILSLDGKYKEAARSIKSSVDFAKTNQMGPWFECASYEDLYKMYQKLNERDSTMHYLHLFYATAKENGFTDKLKEALKVLPVLYEKVNDRKNAQLYKNEYLVLTDSIFNFREFSRIKNLQFLYETEKYNKEINNLIALQLIKEKEIKSQRKIMTGILISALIFSFL is encoded by the coding sequence ATGCACCACAATCAATCGGACACTCCTATCAGGACAAAGCCACCCTTATTCTTGATAAAAGCTCCACTCCTTTGGACTATTCTCATTTTTCACGCTACCGCGATTTTCTCGCAAGATAAAGAAGCCTACGCCAACTTCCGCGAACAAACCAGCCATCTCTCCCTACAAGAAATCATAACACAAGGAGACAAATATGCTGAAAAAGAAGCAAATGATACAGCCATCATACTTTATTCGGTTGCTATCAACCATTTTTATACCGACATGCCCGATGCCGATAAAAAGCTTTGCGCAACCGCCCATCTCAAAGCAGGCAACATTTATTATGCACAAGGCAGCTACACCAATGCCATGGATGTATACATAAAAGGATTAAAAATCAGCGAATCCTGCGATTTCCATACCAACATCATTAAGCTCTATAACAATATAGGCAACATTTACTGGCTATTTCAAGATTTGGAAAAGGCCGCAACTTATTATGAAAAAGGGTATAAGCTCTGTTTGGAACATGATTATTTCGCTGCAAAAGTGCAAATGCTAAATAATCTGACAACCACTTATGTCTATATCCCCAATCCGGAAAAAGCCAAATACTATTTTAATCAGCAAAAGCAACTCAATATCACCGACAGTACCTTCTATGAAATGTATTATTATAATATGCTGTTGGACGAAGGACTGATCCTATCTTTAGACGGAAAATACAAAGAGGCTGCCAGAAGTATAAAAAGCTCCGTTGATTTCGCAAAGACAAACCAAATGGGTCCCTGGTTCGAATGTGCTTCCTATGAAGATCTTTATAAAATGTATCAGAAATTGAACGAACGGGATTCTACCATGCATTATCTGCATCTCTTCTACGCAACAGCCAAAGAAAACGGATTTACAGACAAATTAAAGGAAGCTTTGAAAGTTCTCCCGGTCCTGTACGAGAAAGTAAATGACAGAAAAAACGCACAATTATATAAGAATGAATATCTGGTACTTACCGACTCCATATTCAATTTTCGGGAATTCAGCCGTATCAAGAACCTCCAGTTCCTGTATGAGACAGAGAAGTACAACAAAGAGATCAATAACCTGATAGCTTTGCAACTTATCAAAGAGAAAGAAATAAAAAGCCAAAGAAAGATAATGACCGGGATTTTGATCAGCGCACTCATCTTCTCGTTTTTATGA
- a CDS encoding pyridoxal phosphate-dependent aminotransferase: MPIISIRGNEMPASPIRKLAPLADAAKQRGVHVFHLNIGQPDLPTPQVAIDAIRNIDRKVLEYSPSAGYRSYREKLVGYYEKFNIHLSADDIIITSGGSEAVLFSFMSCLNPGDEIIVPEPAYANYMAFAISAGAKIRTIATTIEEGFSLPKVEKFEELINERTKAILICNPNNPTGYLYTRREMNQIRDLVKKYDLFLFSDEVYREFIYTGSPYISACHLEGIEQNVVLIDSVSKRYSECGIRVGALITKNKEVRDAVMKFCQARLSPPLIGQIAAEASLDAGEEYLRDTYDEYVERRKCLIDGLNRIPGVYSPIPMGAFYTVAKLPVDDSDKFCAWCLSEFNYEGQTVFMAPASGFYTTPGSGRNEVRIAYVLKKEDLTRALFVLQKALEAYPGRTE, encoded by the coding sequence ATGCCAATCATATCCATTCGCGGAAACGAAATGCCTGCTTCGCCTATCAGAAAACTGGCTCCTCTTGCCGATGCTGCCAAACAAAGAGGAGTGCATGTGTTCCACCTGAACATCGGACAGCCTGATCTGCCCACACCACAGGTCGCGATTGATGCGATACGGAATATCGATCGTAAAGTATTGGAGTATAGCCCGAGCGCTGGCTACCGCAGTTATCGTGAAAAATTGGTAGGCTATTATGAGAAGTTCAACATCCATCTCTCTGCGGACGATATCATCATTACTTCCGGTGGTTCGGAAGCGGTATTGTTTTCGTTCATGTCTTGCCTCAATCCGGGCGATGAGATTATTGTTCCGGAACCTGCTTATGCCAATTATATGGCATTCGCCATTTCTGCCGGGGCAAAGATACGTACCATTGCCACTACCATCGAAGAGGGTTTCTCTTTGCCAAAGGTCGAGAAGTTTGAGGAACTGATTAACGAACGTACCAAAGCTATCCTGATATGCAATCCGAACAACCCGACTGGTTATCTTTACACCCGTAGGGAAATGAACCAGATTCGTGATCTGGTGAAGAAATACGATTTGTTTCTTTTCTCGGATGAAGTGTATCGTGAATTCATATATACAGGTTCCCCTTATATCTCTGCCTGCCATTTGGAAGGCATTGAACAGAATGTCGTGTTGATTGACTCCGTTTCCAAACGGTATTCGGAATGTGGCATCCGCGTCGGTGCCCTGATCACCAAGAATAAGGAAGTGCGGGATGCCGTCATGAAGTTTTGCCAGGCGCGGTTAAGTCCTCCTTTGATCGGTCAGATCGCTGCCGAAGCTTCATTGGATGCGGGTGAGGAATATTTGCGGGATACGTACGATGAGTATGTGGAACGGCGTAAATGCCTCATTGATGGTTTGAACCGTATTCCAGGCGTATATTCTCCGATTCCTATGGGAGCGTTCTATACCGTAGCCAAATTGCCGGTGGACGATTCTGATAAGTTCTGTGCATGGTGTCTTTCTGAATTTAACTATGAAGGTCAGACTGTCTTTATGGCACCTGCTTCTGGCTTCTATACCACTCCGGGTTCGGGGCGCAATGAAGTCCGTATCGCTTATGTGTTGAAGAAAGAAGATTTGACCCGTGCCCTTTTTGTTTTGCAAAAGGCACTGGAAGCTTATCCGGGACGAACGGAATGA
- a CDS encoding ABC transporter permease: protein MSLSLFIARRLYRDTDGGKQVSRPAVLIAMVGIAIGLAVMIITVAVVIGFKKEVREKVTGFGSHIQISNFDAVRSYETHPIVVNDSLMAMLSAYPEVKHVQRYSTKPGIIKTDEAFQGMVLKGVGPEFDASFFGKHLIEGEIPVFSDSVATNQVIVSKAMADKLQLNLGDKIYTYYIQGDVRVRPLTIKGIYQTNFSEYDNLFLLTDLYTVNRLNKWKPGQVSGAEIEIREYDKLEEVTYEIAENTDNRPDEYGGVYFVQNIEQMNPQIFEWLGLLDLNVWVILILMVGVAGFTMISGLLIIIIERTNMIGILKALGADNFMIRKVFLWFSVFLIGKGMIWGNAIGLAFCVLQSRFHLFKLDPESYYVDSVPVDFNIWLFLLINAATLLASVLMLVGPSFLITKINPASSMRYE, encoded by the coding sequence ATGAGTCTTTCCCTTTTCATCGCCCGTCGACTTTATCGTGATACTGATGGTGGCAAACAGGTATCACGACCCGCAGTTCTCATTGCTATGGTGGGAATCGCCATCGGTCTTGCCGTGATGATTATCACCGTGGCGGTAGTGATCGGCTTTAAGAAAGAGGTGCGTGAAAAAGTGACCGGTTTCGGTTCGCACATACAAATCAGTAATTTCGATGCAGTCCGGTCGTACGAGACGCATCCCATTGTAGTAAACGACAGCTTGATGGCCATGCTTTCCGCTTATCCCGAAGTAAAGCATGTGCAACGTTATTCCACAAAGCCGGGAATAATTAAGACAGATGAGGCTTTTCAGGGCATGGTGCTGAAAGGCGTAGGACCGGAATTTGATGCTTCATTTTTTGGAAAACATTTGATAGAGGGTGAGATTCCGGTTTTCAGTGATTCGGTTGCCACGAATCAGGTTATTGTTTCGAAAGCCATGGCGGATAAGTTGCAATTGAATTTGGGTGATAAAATCTATACCTACTATATTCAAGGGGATGTACGTGTCCGTCCTTTGACCATTAAAGGGATTTACCAAACTAACTTTTCCGAATATGACAACCTGTTTTTGCTGACAGACCTGTATACCGTGAACCGGCTGAATAAGTGGAAGCCCGGTCAGGTAAGTGGCGCGGAGATTGAAATACGGGAGTATGACAAGCTGGAAGAGGTGACGTATGAGATAGCCGAAAATACGGATAACCGTCCGGATGAATACGGTGGGGTATATTTCGTGCAAAACATCGAACAGATGAATCCTCAGATCTTCGAATGGTTGGGACTACTCGATCTCAATGTGTGGGTTATTTTGATTCTTATGGTGGGTGTTGCCGGATTTACGATGATATCCGGACTGTTGATCATCATCATCGAAAGGACGAATATGATTGGGATTCTAAAGGCATTAGGAGCCGATAATTTTATGATCCGTAAAGTCTTTCTTTGGTTTTCCGTTTTCCTTATAGGGAAGGGAATGATTTGGGGAAATGCCATCGGATTGGCGTTCTGTGTTTTGCAATCCCGGTTTCATCTTTTCAAACTCGATCCTGAGAGTTATTATGTGGATTCGGTTCCGGTTGATTTTAATATCTGGTTGTTTCTGCTCATTAATGCCGCAACGCTGTTGGCTTCCGTATTGATGCTCGTAGGACCTTCATTTCTGATTACGAAAATCAATCCTGCGAGTTCAATGCGGTATGAATGA